The genomic region ACCTATGTAAGGCTTATATCCTTTCTTATTCTTGCGTATATGCTCTAAATACCAACGATCGAATGCTTGAGGTAAGTCTGGACGAATGTTTCTAAGCTGAACTTTAAATGCCTCTAAATCTGATGTAAGGTCGAGTTGAGAATCATCCCAAAACCGCAATCGAACGTTAGGTTCAAGTTTCTTCAAATTAATATAATTGGAGAAGTCTAATCCAGACTCAGCAAATAATTCTTCATATACTCGTGGCACTTGCAAAATGGTTGGTCCAGTATCAAAATCGTAAGAACCTATTTTCAGACCTCTAGTTCGCCCACCAACTTTGTCAGCAGCTTCAAAAATTTGTACTGAGTACCCTTGATGAGCTAGTCGCATAGCCGTACTGAGGCCACCAGGACCAGCTCCTACAACAATAACTGATTTTTGCATATTTTTTCGGAAAACAATTTTAAGTAATACTTAATCCACTGCTTATTGAGCTAAGCTGTTAGCTTAGTTAGTCGTTAAATGAAACAGTAAGTTGAGCCAGACGTAGAAAAATTTGTTCGATCCAAACATCTTCAGCATCAGGATACAGATGTTGAAGTCCTATAAAAGTCGCATATTCAATAATCGCTAGTTCGAGAGCAATTTTTCGCTCTAATTGTCCAGAATCACCAATCAATTTAGCTACATATTCGATCCGTTTTTCATCAACACTTTTTAATACTTGCCAAACCCGCTCATCGCTACCCGACCAGTTGCGAATTGCTCGTTCAATTTGGCTATCAAGCCTTGCTACCAAACGGTCTAAAGTTTGACGACGTTCGGCTAAATTATCAAGACGATCGACGGTTGATATGATGCGATCGGTATATTCAGACTGCCAGTGTTCCAGTATAGCAACAGTAAACTCATCTCTATTTTTAAAATGGTGATAAAAAGAACCTTTCGAGCGATTGGTAATTTTGCACAGACGCTCAATGGTTAAAGCTTTCTCTCCATGAGTACCCAACAGATTTAAACCTGTTTCAAGCCAATTTTGACGGGTTAATCGTTCATGAGTTGTCATGATAAAAACCAACCTAGTTTTTCATATAAAAAAATTGCAGTCAATCAGAAAGGCGACAAACGAAACGGTAGCAGCAGCAAATAAAAAACTAATTCATATTTTTTTCTAATAACAGCATTAATAATATACTATACCGTATGGTATGTTTTTGAGGTCATTACTAGGCGGAAATAGAAGGTTGGTGTCATATGGCATGATTTTACATATATCTCGGTCGAACCCGTTGCTAAATAAACACCATATAGGCTTATCGCCTGCTAAGTTGATTTTTGCAGCTTCGCGCTTATTTTTCCCTAGTTAGTCAGAGGAGTTGCGCGAATTCACATCGCGCAACTCCTCTGACTCTTCAAACTGCCTCATCATAAGAAAAAACATCTAAAGAAATAGATCGCACTGGTTTATTTTCACCATGCAACATTAATCTAATTCTTTCGGTTGTTTCTCTACTAAAAACTTCCTCCCCGCACCTAGAACAAACTTTGGTCGGGATATCTTCAACTAGATAGAACTTGCCCCCGATGTTAAAAACTTCGTTAGTATATTCTGTTCGAGAATCTTCTGAACCGCAAACATGACATTTAAACATTAGTTTTTTCTCCTTTTATAATTAATCCATCGATCGGCTTCTGGTTCGTAAAGGGTAATTATTTTAGTCGTATCTGAATCCATCTTGGAAACTTGTATATGTAAAACCCGATTATTCAGAGTAAATCCTAGTAGCAAGCAGCTAGGCGTATATTTGTCTTCGGGATAATCTTCAATTACTTCTAGTGTTGAACTAGCTTCCCTAATCTCTTTTTCGCTAATATTTCTCTCAACTGCTCTTTTAAAAGCATGACGAGTAAATTCAAACTTTCCTGCCTGTAATTGACTTTTAATTTCTGCTAATGATTTCACCAAAATAATTCTTCTTCTAAACCTAAATAGAAGGTTTGTGCGATATAAAAAAGCCTGTACCAACGGGCTAGCTTTGCTGCCGTATTTTTTGCCAAGCTTTCTATGCAAGGGGTTTGAGTATCATTCGTACAGAAAGTTACGCTCTTGACTGTACCAATTAAACCCTCACTTCAGCATTAGTCACCGCTTCGACATAGGTTTTACCATCTGCCATACATCCAGGTAATTCTGGCACTTCCACGATAACAGCTTGGTCTAATTCACTCCAATAAATGATTAATTCGTATTTGACTGACATTTTTTTTAATTAGCAGTAATAGTTTCAAAATTAACTTGAGTCATGTCTGAATCATTATTAGAAAAATTCAACTTCTCAAAACCGATAACTCGACCAGTTTTATCCTTCATTAAAATTACCTCGTCACCCGTTTCTTCTACCTCATATTCGTCTGGTGGTTC from Chondrocystis sp. NIES-4102 harbors:
- a CDS encoding TetR family transcriptional regulator protein gives rise to the protein MTTHERLTRQNWLETGLNLLGTHGEKALTIERLCKITNRSKGSFYHHFKNRDEFTVAILEHWQSEYTDRIISTVDRLDNLAERRQTLDRLVARLDSQIERAIRNWSGSDERVWQVLKSVDEKRIEYVAKLIGDSGQLERKIALELAIIEYATFIGLQHLYPDAEDVWIEQIFLRLAQLTVSFND